In Elaeis guineensis isolate ETL-2024a chromosome 1, EG11, whole genome shotgun sequence, a genomic segment contains:
- the LOC105039731 gene encoding glutamate receptor 2.8-like — protein MEKPTNFILCVCLCFFLASAENSSTKATNAFHVGVVLDLGTSVGKTGRTSISMAIEDFYAKHSNGTTRLVVHTLDSDNDAVQAASAALDLLKNREVQIIIGPQKSSQAAFVSDLGNKSQVPIVTFSATSPSLSSTRTPYLVRTTVNDSCQVNSIASIIKAYGWREVVPIYEDTDYGRGIIPYLIDALQGIDIRIPYHSMIPLSATNDEIMEELYKLKTMQTRVFIVHMTSPMGSRLFPKAKVAGMMSEGYVWIMTDGLANVMDSLDPSVIDSMQGALGVKPYVPKSRELRDFTMRWKRRFQKDNPSDQLTEPSTFGLWAYDTVWAMAMAAEKVGVGNASFEKPQNATDLTDLDTVGISMNGPKLLKAILESRFRGISGDFHLVDGQLQSSTFQIINVVGRGGRGVGFWTPQYGLSKELNQSMTKAYSTLMTDLYHAIWPGESTAVPKGWEMPVSGKKLRIGVPVRDEIREFINVERDPITNITTVSGYCIDVFEGAIQRLPYAIPHEYVPLNVQGQGSRTYTDLVYQIYLQEYDALVGDVTIRFDRSLYVDFTLPYTESGVSMIVPVKDNTNKNAWIFLRPLSMELWLGSFAFFVFTGFVIWVMEHRINKEFRGPFLHQLGTIFYFSFSTLVYAHREKVQNILSKFVVIIWLFVVLVLTSSYTASLASMLTVQQLQPTITDVQDLLKNGDYVGFNRNSFVKDLLMQLHFDESKIRAYDTPEEYVEALSKGSKNGGVAAIVHEVPYIKQFLAQHCTGYTMIGPIYKTAGFGFVFPKGSPLVPDISRGILNVTDGDDILEIEKKWFGDQNACLNQGSTISSNSLTFHSFWGLFLITGVASTCALTIFLAMFFNKNWHEMRNIDHDKSISRRLISCLKYYDKKDENSYTFRREKTNDTNSDANVNCQGITDIEASLNGDDSQNQLSISNYSDGNSSQQEEKSSSPELAGPSGEA, from the exons CCCTGGACCTGCTGAAAAACAGAGAGGTGCAAATCATCATAGGTCCCCAAAAATCATCACAGGCTGCTTTCGTCTCTGATCTCGGCAACAAGAGTCAGGTCCCCATCGTCACCTTCTCAGCAACAAGTCCTTCCCTCTCCTCCACTCGCACACCATACCTTGTAAGGACAACAGTAAATGATTCTTGTCAGGTAAACAGCATCGCCTCCATTATCAAGGCCTATGGATGGAGGGAGGTGGTACCCATCTACGAGGACACCGACTACGGCAGGGGCATCATACCATACCTCATCGATGCCCTCCAAGGGATCGACATCCGCATCCCCTACCATAGCATGATCCCTCTATCAGCAACAAATGATGAAATCATGGAAGAGCTCTACAAATTAAAGACCATGCAAACCAGGGTATTCATCGTGCACATGACGTCCCCTATGGGTTCTCGCCTGTTTCCCAAGGCCAAGGTGGCAGGAATGATGAGCGAAGGGTACGTGTGGATCATGACGGATGGGTTAGCAAACGTCATGGATTCTCTCGACCCGTCCGTCATCGATTCAATGCAGGGTGCCCTGGGTGTGAAGCCATACGTGCCCAAGTCGAGGGAGCTCCGTGATTTCACAATGAGATGGAAGAGAAGATTCCAGAAAGACAACCCCAGTGATCAGCTAACCGAGCCGAGCACCTTTGGACTGTGGGCTTACGATACAGTTTGGGCAATGGCCATGGCGGCGGAGAAGGTCGGGGTGGGAAATGCTAGCTTCGAGAAGCCACAAAATGCCACCGACTTGACGGACTTGGACACAGTGGGGATTTCTATGAATGGTCCTAAACTTCTGAAAGCAATTCTAGAGAGCAGATTCAGAGGCATCAGCGGCGATTTCCATCTGGTAGATGGGCAGCTGCAGTCCTCCACATTCCAAATAATCAATGTGGTTGGAAGAGGAGGGAGAGGGGTTGGGTTTTGGACGCCACAGTATGGATTGTCGAAAGAGTTAAATCAGAGTATGACTAAGGCGTACTCGACCTTGATGACCGATCTGTATCATGCGATCTGGCCGGGGGAATCGACTGCAGTACCGAAGGGTTGGGAAATGCCGGTAAGTGGGAAGAAACTAAGGATTGGTGTTCCCGTGAGGGATGAAATTCGCGAATTTATAAACGTGGAGAGGGATCCCATAACAAATATAACGACGGTAAGTGGGTATTGCATCGACGTCTTCGAGGGTGCAATACAGAGACTGCCTTATGCGATACCTCATGAGTACGTCCCCCTCAATGTCCAAGGTCAGGGTTCCAGGACCTACACTGATCTGGTCTACCAGATCTATCTTCAG GAATACGATGCCTTGGTAGGGGATGTAACAATCAGATTCGACAGATCTTTGTACGTGGATTTCACATTGCCATACACTGAATCAGGGGTGTCAATGATCGTGCCGGTCAAAGACAACACAAACAAGAACGCTTGGATTTTTTTAAGGCCACTGAGTATGGAACTGTGGTTGGGGAGCTTTGCCTTCTTTGTCTTCACAGGCTTTGTTATTTGGGTAATGGAGCACAGGATCAACAAGGAGTTCAGGGGTCCATTTTTGCATCAGCTTGGAACCATCTTCTACTTCTCCTTCTCAACGCTTGTCTATGCTCACA GGGAGAAGGTGCAGAACATCTTATCCAAGTTTGTGGTAATCATATGGTTGTTTGTTGTGCTGGTCCTTACATCAAGTTACACTGCTAGCTTAGCATCAATGCTTACCGTACAACAGCTTCAGCCAACTATAACTGATGTACAAGATCTCCTTAAGAATGGAGACTATGTCGGCTTTAATAGGAATTCCTTTGTTAAGGATCTCTTGATGCAACTCCACTTTGATGAATCGAAGATCAGGGCCTATGACACCCCTGAAGAATATGTTGAGGCCCTCTCCAAAGGAAGCAAGAATGGTGGTGTCGCTGCAATTGTCCACGAAGTTCCCTATATCAAGCAATTTCTTGCACAACATTGCACTGGTTACACCATGATCGGACCAATTTATAAGACTGCAGGGTTTGGATTT GTTTTTCCTAAAGGGTCCCCTCTAGTCCCTGATATCTCAAGGGGAATACTAAATGTAACCGATGGAGATGATATACTAGAGATTGAGAAGAAGTGGTTTGGGGATCAAAATGCTTGTCTAAATCAAGGAAGTACTATCAGCTCTAACAGCCTCACCTTTCATAGCTTCTGGGGGCTATTTCTCATCACTGGAGTTGCTTCAACTTGTGCCCTCACTATATTCTTAGCCATGTTCTTCAACAAAAACTGGCATGAAATGAGAAACATCGATCACGATAAGTCCATTTCACGAAGGCTCATATCCTGTTTAAAATATTACGACAAGAAAGATGAAAATTCTTACACTTTCAGGAGAGAGAAGACAAATGACACCAACAGTGATGCCAATGTGAACTGCCAAGGCATTACCGACATTGAAGCCTCACTCAATGGTGATGATTCACAGAATCAATTAAGCATTTCAAACTATTCAGATGGGAATTCCTcccaacaagaagaaaaaagctcCTCCCCAGAGCTTGCAGGTCCAAGCGGAGAAGCTTAA